The Salmo salar chromosome ssa19, Ssal_v3.1, whole genome shotgun sequence DNA window ccgggctctggctgggccactcaaggacattcagagacttgtcccgaagccactcctgcattgtcttggctgtgtgcttcgggttgttgtcctgttggaaggtgaaccttcgccccagtctgaggtcctgagcgctcaggagcaggttttcatcaaggatctctgtactttgctccgttcatctttccctcaatcctgactagtctcccagtccctgccgctgaagaacatccccacagcatgattctaccaccaccaagcttcaccacagggacggtgccaggtttcctccagatgtgacgtttggcattcaggccaaagagttcaatcttggtttcatcagaccagagaatctagtttctcatggtcagagtcctttaggtgccttttggcaaactccaagtgggctgtcatgtgccttttactgaagaggggcttctgtctggcaactcaaccataaaggcctgattggtggagtgctgcagagatagttgtccttctggaaggttctcccatctccacagaggaactctggagctctgtcagagtgaccatcgggttcttcgtcacctccctgaccaaggtccttctccttCGATTGTTCAGTTttgctgggcagccagctctaggaagagtcttggtggttccaaacttcttccatttaagaatgatggacgacactgtcttcttggggaccttcaatgctgcagacatttttttcttacccttccccagatctgtacctcgacacaatcctgtctcgggctctaaggacaattccttctacctcatggcttggtttttgctcagacatgcattgtcaactgtgggaccttataaagacagctgtgtgcctttccaaatcatggacaaccaattgaatttaccacaggtggacttccaagttgaagaaacatctcacagatgatcaatggaaacaggatgcaccggagctcaatttcgagtctcatagcaaacggtctgaaaACTTaggtaaataaggcatttctgttttacatttgttataaaattgctcaaatttctaaaaacctgttttccctttgtaattatggggtattgtgtgtagattcattaGGTAAAGAAAaacgttttaatacattttagaataaggctgtaatttaacaaaatcTGAAAAAAGGGAAGGGATCTGAATATGTTTTGAATGCAGTGTATATAAAATGTTGGAAACATTTTATGAGAAAATCTAACTGTGCAACATGGCCGTGCAACATGTCTATGTAAGAAATAATGGACAATTGAAATGAGGTTGCTAAGTCACGTGGTTGAAGAGCTATTTAAATTTAAATATTGGGATCATGCACTGTGTTGATGGTCCCTAACTGGTTGCATTAATGGTGCGCCAGGCTGCTTACACCGCTGACATGCGATTATGAAACTCTGGTCTGAATCGAGGaaataagacctgtgcaatgttgtACATATGTTTGTCTTCATAAAGAGCCTAACCTGAGGTATGTCGCTCAAATTGTTTGCGAGCTACTGAAGTTTGAAGGCCTGAATGTCTGGCGAATATCAAATGTATTCACCTGTGTTTACCCCTCaacaatgaaatgctaattaactggtaatgtggctatcataaagaactacaaatgccatgatgatctggagaAGACTGCCAAATTGAGGCAAAGGTAATAATCTCTGTATTAACTATAGAAGTTAGCTAGATTTAGTAATGAATAATTTGACTAAATTTCTTTAAATGgaaaattctgtgaactgtctggTGCAAGTTTTACATTGACACattacctgttagcaaaggtgccaGCTAgagatttgtagttttgcatgatgtctacttggattcgaaaatgctaattagtaTCAGAGGGTAAATGGagccaaatatattgataaaaggcACCTTGTCCAAGAGCAATTTCTATGGTTATCAAACTGTAACACTGGGGTAAGTCTACAGGAAAtaaagcccttattttaagtgtttctaaaatcccctgaggaaaaatgaatggtggaaaaattattggaatcatttccctgtttgaccgctaggttttatgggtaataTGACACCTATACTCTGTGGAAGCCCATTCCCACCACCAAAAAATGAAAATCTGACTATGAGTTATGAGATAGTAAGTCATTATCAgatagcttagtggttagagcgttgggccagtaaccgaaaggttgctagatcgaatccctgagttgacatggtaaagatctgtcgttctgcccctgaacaaggcagttaacccattgttcctaggctgtcattgtaaataagaatttgttcttacctgacttgcctagttaaaaactATATAAATATTAAGTCATAATTATGAGATAGTAAGTAATAACAATGAAATATGTAGCTCTCTTATAATTATGAGTTAGTAAGTAATAACAATGAAATATGTAGCTAAGTCATCAGTATGAGATAGTAAGTCATAATAATGAGATACTAAGGCATAATTATGAGATAGTAGGCTAAGATGTTATGAGATGGTAAGTCATAATTATGAGATATGTAAGTCAAAGTGTTCATTTTTGTCCTTTTTTATTTAGTCTTACGGATATTTTAGTCAAAATGAGTCagtcacatttttgtcatttgaataatgATTTAGTGTAGTTATTGTCAATGACGAAAACAGTGGGCCATTTAAGTCAactacactgaaccaaaatataaacgcaacataacgTAACAGTTcataaaggaaatcagtcaattgaaataaattaattagtccttaatctatggattttacatgactgggaagaGAGATATGAATCTGTTTGTCACAAATAactttctttttttatatatatatatgggcgtGGATCAGAGGACGAACTGGGACCAAGgacgaactgggacattttcagcttccaggaaatgtgaacagatccttgcgacatggggccgtatattatcatgctgaaatatgaagtgatggcagcggatgaaatgacacaacaatgggcctcaggatctcttcacggtatctctgtgcattcaaattgccattgatacaattcaattgtgttcattgtccgtagcttactcctgcccataccataaccccatcaccaccatggggcaccctGATCACAAcgatgacatcagcaaactgctcgcccacacagcgcaatctgcccggtacagttgaaaccgggatttacccgtgaagagcacacttctccagcctgCCAGTGACCATTGAAGGTGAGAATTTGCCCACTGGTGAgaatgacgagcacgcagatgagcttccctgagacggtttctgacagtttgtgcagaaattattcagttgtgcaaacctacaatttcatcagctgtctgggtggctggtctcagacgatcccgcaggtgaagaagctggatgtggagatcctgggctggcgtggttacacatggtctgcggttttgaggccggttggacatactgccaaattctctaaaatgacgttgaggcggcttatggtagagaaatgaactttcaattctctggcaacagctctggtggacattcttgcagtcagcatgccaattgcacaatccctcaacttgagacatctgtggcattgtgttgtgtgacaaaacttcagtggccttttattgtccccagcacaaggtgcacctttgtaatgatcatgctgcttaatcagcttcttgatatgccacacgtgtcagctgaatggattatcttggcaaaggaggaatgcttactaacagggatgtaaatcaATTAATGcccaaaatctgagagaaatatttTTTGTGGAaaatttcagggatcttttatttcagctcatgaaaccaacactttacatgttgcattgatatttctgttcagtataaatatattCTAATACACTGCCTATTTAAAGTATGTAAATGTCTTCTTGTAAAACCAACAGCTCTACCAAATGCTATTTGAAAGAAActtttaaaatacttttttttctccaaaataaATGTTCTAAATACACTTAAATACCCTGCCCTAAAAGTTGGGCAAAGAAGTAAGTATGTTGGATAGATATGGCTGCCTAAACAGCACAATACTCATGGTGAAGTGATATTTCCTAAGCCTCGTTCTGGCCCATACAGATTTTTACTATGAGGAGGATTTCACTAGGTGTAATATATCGCTCACCCTAGATAAAGCCCCATAGTCTGCCTGATTGTTACAGGAGAAAAGGTAGGCCATATCTTCACATTGTTTGAGAATGTGTTGATGACCTTGGTATGATGAGGTACAAAATATTGGGCATTCTCGAACAGGTATGATGTGTATCTTTCTTAAAGTTTTATCTAGGTGATAGTTTTATCTTGGctgccgagtggcacagcggtctaaggcactgcatctcagtggtagaggcatcactacagaccctggttcgatcccgggctatttcactgttagttttacAAAAATTGTACATTTTCAGTCAGCCTATAAAACtgatgtttttaaatgttttattaaaagtATTGATGATGGGTGCGCTGTTGCTTGTATGGGTTGTATGCACATGCTTACTGTGATGGTCACCCTGATATTGGCTACTAAGTAGCTACTTTCCATTTCCATTGTGTATCAAGGTGACATCTAGATGGTTATCAATATTAGTTATTTCTTGTGTAGGCTGCTATCCTCCTTGAAATAAAAGCCACATTAGCTACCGCCGGCGACATCataagccttccctgtagctcagttggtagagcatggtgtttgcaacgccagggttgtgggttcgattcccacggggggccagcacagaaaaaaaagttataataatttaaatgaaatgtatgcattcactactgtaagttgctctggatgagagtgtctgctaaatgactaaaatgtaaatgtaaaaatcatGATACAACTGCCCAGTGGGAAGCGCCCACTGGGCAGTTTATCGACTCGTGGTACAGCCCAATCAGTGGCAACAAACCTGCCCAATTAGCTGATTCGCTTTCCATACACCGGCTCCTTTCGACACTCGCCCATACTTGGCCCCCATATTGGGATGCAGCTACCCATACTTGGAAGCATTGTCAAGGGCTGTACAGTAAGCAATAGAAAGGAAACCAGTGAGGGCTATGGCTTTTAACCGAAGCTCACTTAACCCAACAGACACGGTGGTACGAAAGACATTGGTTTTTATTTATAAGTCATTGCTTGTTTTATTTGTTACAGAGATTTCTGACCGAAAATGTTGAGATTTTCTTTCGTCTCCTTTTCTCCTTTCGCCATCTCTCTCTTACAATGCACCTACTGCTAAATCATGCTTTACTCTTATTCAACCACCCTTCCTTTTGTCCCTATTGATGAGAAAGAGAAATTAAGAGAGAGGTGTAGGCAAGCTATTTTAGTGCAGTACTCGTCCCTTTTAAGCTTTCCTTTTTTTTCCCAGTACATGATTACTTCACATCAAGTCGAGACAAAACAGACATTGCAGGTCAATATGCCTACTTGTTTCAAATAAACAATAGAGCACACACCACAGCACCCAAGAGTAAAAGTGTTTGTCTGTAGATACTGAACTCTATAGGCATGCATGATGTAGGTATGATGCATGCACTGTTCGATTCGACAGGGAGAGATAGAAGTGAGGGATggggaagaagagaaggaatcggaggcagggagggagatagagaggaacAGTTTTGATGGTACAAGattattttattttcaaataatCCCACTGTcgacactcacacacagcataCCTCCACAGCCTTCAAGCCTCTCAACTCAAAGTATCTCGATAAAGGAGACAAGTCTTTCATAGTgagcggggtggagatggagagaagagcgAGGGGAGCGTGTAAGCGGGCCACTGAGTTGGAGAAGGTGGGTTGTGAGGGTGATGACGGAGAGAGGCATAGGGATTGAAAAAGTGGATTTACTCATCCTCCTTCTCCGTGTGTAATGACATAGCAGATCTGTTTATAGTCTATGTTGCCAGCCACATCTGGGGGAAAGGCAGCCCACAGGTTGGTCATCTGAGGGAGAGGAAGACAGAAGGAGAGGCTTACAACTCGGAAACATTGCAGGGAAATGGACAAAGTTCAGTGTTAGACGGCACACAGAAATATGTCATTCATTATTACAGTAAATAACCATATCATGAAAGCTCAAACACCATGTTGATCTAAGGGTGAAATATTCCGCGAGCAAAATAACTGTGCAAAGAGCAAGAAATACTGTAAATCTCATTGTAATCAGGGTGGTTTAATTTTGAATTGTTTCTTCAACAATGTGCATTATAAAGGCGATTGTTTATGTATTGCTCAGTTTACGAAACGTATTAAATCGCCCCTTTTTACGCATATTGCTGAAGAAACGTTTCAAATTAAATAACTGAGATTCTAATGAGGTTTATGGTATTTCTTGCTATTTGCACAGTGATTGTGCAGTAAGAAAATGTCGCTCTAAATGACTGAAtggctgatagaatgatggaatGATAGATCCCTCACCTCCTCGGCGGTGAACCTGTCGCACTGGGTGGTCAGGAGCTCCTCAATGctggaggaaaggaaagaggtaggaaaagagagagagagaattatcaaCCAGGGCACACATTAAGACTACCTAAAGAGGTTGTGAGTGAATTTATAGAATAGTAATGGTAGGAAAGGGTACAGGGTGAAAACGTACAATTCCTTCTTGATGAAGCCGGTAGCCTCGGGGTCCAGGACCTTGAAAGCGCTCACAATAGCATCCTCGGGATCAGCACCTAAGAGGAAGGGAAGAAGAGGATCCTCAGTTAAACTCTGTTACCTCAAACTCACAGTTATGGACTAAGAAGTGATGGACTAAGAAAAGTGATGGACTAGGAGTAATGGGACTAAGAAAAGCAGTAGAAGTATTAAGTAATAACAAACAAAACTTTGTGTAAAATATATGTACATTATATAGAAacttatactgaacagaaatataaatgcaacttaaagtgttggttccatgtttcatgagctgaaataaaagatcccagaaatgttccatttgcacaaaaagcttatttctctcaaatttggggAACAAATTTGTGACACAACGGCACATTTttgagtgaccttttattgtccccagcacacaattcctggaagctgaaaatgtcccagttcttccatggcctgcatactcaccagacatgtcacccattgagcatgtttgggatgctctggattgacatgtacgacagcgtgtttcagttcctgccaatatccagaaacttcgcacagccattgaagaggagtgggacaacattccacagaacacaatcaacagcctgatcaactctatgcacaGGAAATGTGTTGCactacatgaggcaaatggtggtcacaccagatactgactggttttctgatgtgGTGTTCTTAATGTCTGGTATACTCCGTGTATGATGGATGCATTACCAGGCTAGTACAGCTCGGCTTGGTTCAGCTGAGTAATGTGAAAAAGCTATAAGTCGCTCCTAGTGGTTGACCTACCCTTCAGCTTCTCGCCGAACATGGTGAGGAAGACGGTGAAGTTGATGGGGCCGCTGGCCTCCTTGACCATGGCTTCCAGCTCCTCATTCTTCACGTTCAGTTGACCCATAGTGGCCAGCACGTCCCTAAGATCATCCTTGCTGATGATGCTATCTCTGTTCTGATCAATGATTGTGAAAGCCTAGCAGGAAGCGAAGCAGAGGAGAGAGTTGATACCATATTATTCACTGTGGAGCAATCCAAATGACATCGATCACGTTAACATGACAgtcttaagtaaatgtgatatttctattGCTTAGAAGCGTATGAAAATAAGTTAATGTTATCACACTACCCAGTACCATATTGAAATGCATTGCCATGACCTTAGTCTCCTCGTTTCAAAATTCATTAGACTAGTCGATGATAATAGACAGTGTGTAAGGAACAAAATTAGGGTGCACTGCATTGTGAAATTTGAGTTGTGGGAATATTTACATCACAATTCACAAGATTTTCCCAAGATGGTCCATCAAGATAAATGTGAAAAGGTCTCTCTCCTCACATAGCTGCATGTGTCACTCAGTGAAACCCAAGAAGGCTATAGAGCACACAGGGGACTTGGCAGCTGGCCAACCACTTGTCTTTTTAAAGGTGTTAAAATGGTCTCGGGGCGTCAGACAAGCCTCGAGACATTTAAGGAATCGGTATTGATTACACCACTAACAGCCCTCCTCTGACTAATCCCTCTGCCCCCAACCCCTGTTCCTTTTTTTTACCCCCACCTGTCTCCAATTGGCCAAATCAATCACACAAAGACAGGGATATACCCAAAGACTCTGACACACTTCCATTTTACACCTTAAAAATCGTACAAATTGTTATCAGTTTCCCAAATGATTGTAATTTGTCTACCTCACTGATTAGGTTGTGCTCTCCTAAATATTGAGAGAACTTCCAATGTGAACATTCCCACATGATTTTAACAACTAGTAGGCTATTTCGCACCAGGTCAAAGATCGAAGACTAGGTGTCACAAAAGCTTTTCTGGCTGAGCAGAGGAACAGGTTGGTTGATTGCCTTTTCTGTAAATAGAGGCCTTCAATGTCTTAAATTCTAGGGGTCTCGTAAATTCTGGCTCCCTTTCTCGTCTTCACCCACCCACTAGCGCTAGCCGTGCGCTACCATTAGCATCTACCAGCTGAGGGAGGGACAGGTTCTGAGAGGGGGTGCTGGGGCGGActacccagcaaaccaaaattggttctgtgaaagttcccagaacattccttAGGTTTCAGCAAATGTTCTCATAAGACAAAAACTGTCCAGCTGTGTTGATTATACAATGTCTGTATAAAACCTTTGTCTGAACACATTTCATTCTCTACAGGTAGATTATATTAAATTACCTGGAAAACCTAATGGAGAACATTtagggaatgttctgtggtggttgttacagatgttgtgcacaacattttagtgaatgttaggagaacattccaaggatatatattttattttttcattctgAAAAACAGGATGTTGTcatcctaatgttagataaaaccctaactagaacttaatgggtctcttagctaatgttctgggaaaTGTTCCCGGTTTGCTGGGTAGTGACCTGTCCCAGGTGACCGCTGTCGTCAGCAACTAAGTAATTTACGGTTGTCTCCTGCTGGCGGCGctaataaaaaaaattgtcaacTGGAGCCAAAAAACTTCATCGAATCAAGTCTGTCTGTCCAGCTCTAGGACGGCTATCACTTCCATCACGCCCACAGTGATAGATACAGTAAAATGTGAACGCCACCAATGAGGATGCCACCTGCCTTAGGATGTCCTGTCTTACCTATTACAAAGTCGTTGGGTTGTTTGTCTATTTTGGGCTTTTGCAACCCTCTTTCAATGGGATCACAATGTGATGCGTGGAGATGTTACAATGGCATGTATCCCAAGAACTATGTCGGCTGACTTATTACAACTACTTGACCAAGCATTGATATCTAATGAAAATAGTTTAAGTGTGGCAGATAATCACCCCAAAAAACTTACCTCCTTGTATTCCTGAATCTGGCTCTGCTCAAACATGGAGAACACATTGGAGGATCCACCCTCTCCCTGCTGCTGCCTCTTCTTGGCTTTCTTGGGTGCCTGGGGGTAAACGATGACCAAGACATGTAATTTAACTCACAGTCAACACAACCAACATTTTACTGTAACGGCCTGTTTGGGCCATCCATGCCACTCTGGGTCATTTTGGGCCAAAAGGTCTTAGACCTCCACAGTGGCAAGAGGAACCCCCTAAGGTATTTTTTGAGAATGATTCCTCTCATTGACTTGTCATTGTCAGTGACATCAGTTGTGCCAGAAGTGCACAAAGTAGCCTCTCTAGGAATTGACTATGTATTGTCATTGACCTCTAGGGATGCTCTGTGTCCTTCTGCTATTTTAGCTGTTAGCCACCTTTCAATGAGTCACATGGGAGTGATGCTTAGCTTTGCTTCAGATTTCGATGCCTGGGTGCTTTTAGCTTTTGTCTGAATAAGTTGTACCAATTCAAGTCACACTTTATCAGCATAAGGCTTTCAAAAAAAGGTGAGTTGTATAAAAGGCACTTGGCCTGTTCAGTTGTAGCTCAAAATTGGCTAAGATTCTGTAATATCTTAGAGGCCTCTTGAGCAGTGGTCCCCAAACATCCTTTAAGTATTTCCTTTTGATGCGCCACTTTAACAAAACCCGAGTATCAAGCCACAAGACTTGGTCTTGGATCTTTTGCCCAGTGAGGAACCAGCTTCCACCAATGGGTCCCGAACCAGTTTGGGAAACTGTTCTAGAAGCCTTTCAAATGTAATTCAGAGTCCATTTTATTGCCATTATCCAGTTTGCATTGGTATCCTACTATCAATTATGCTTTAAGTTGTCAGTTTATGAAAGACAATCCGAGACCCTAGAAACTGTTTTCCATTGAGAGGAACGCAAACACACTCACCATCTCTTTAGAGTTTGTGGGGATTTTGGTTGGTCAAGAAGAGAAGCCTATGCCAAGCCGATGTGACTGACATGTTTGTGTTGGCCCCTTGCCTTATATACTAGCTCAAGGGGGCTAACTTTAGTGCACCATCAAGTTTGGCAAGAAAAGAGGGCGCTGaggaaagtaagagagagagggaggatcaAGGGGGTGCTCAGGGTATCGCCTTTCCCGCACCCCAAAATAGGCACAGGGAGTCTTGGAATTAGGTGAATTCAAGCACAACATTCAGGCCTTACTTTGGTGTCAGTGTCACACTTGGACTAATATGGACAAACCTCTATTGCAGCCTTTGGGACTATTGAACCGCCCCTCGCC harbors:
- the LOC106579078 gene encoding myosin regulatory light chain 2, skeletal muscle, giving the protein MAPKKAKKRQQQGEGGSSNVFSMFEQSQIQEYKEAFTIIDQNRDSIISKDDLRDVLATMGQLNVKNEELEAMVKEASGPINFTVFLTMFGEKLKGADPEDAIVSAFKVLDPEATGFIKKEFIEELLTTQCDRFTAEEMTNLWAAFPPDVAGNIDYKQICYVITHGEGG